ACGCGGTTTTGCAGTGCGTCTTCAGACCCACCAGGCCGTAAACCACGTGGACACCGGAACGTTCCAGCGCACGCGCCCACTGGATGTTCGCCTGCTCGTCGAAGCGAGCCTTGAGCTCGACCAGGGCCACCACCTGCTTGCCCGCCTCGGCCGCGTCTATCAGCGAGTTGACGATCGGGGAGTCCCCCGAGGTGCGGTAGAGGGTCTGCTTGATCGCCAGCACCTGCGGATCCAGCGCCGCCTGCTCGATGAACTTCTGCACCGAGGTGGAGAAGGCGTGGTACGGGTGATGCACCAACACGTCCCCTTCGCGCAGGGTGGCGAAGATGCTCTTGGAAGTGTTGCCCTCGGCGAAGGCCGGATGCGTGGCGGGGACGAACGGACCCCCCTTCAGATCGGGGCGCTGCAGCTTCTCGAGCTGGAACAAGCAGGACGCGTCGAGCAGTCCGCGTACCTCGACCACGTCGTGGGGGTCGACGTCGAGTTCGCGCAGCAGCAGTTCGAGCATGGTGCGGCTCATCGTGTCGGCTATCTCGAGCCGCACCGGAGGGCCGAAACGACGGCGGGAGAGCTCACGCTCCATCGCCTGGAGCAGGTCTTCGTCGCGGTCCTCCTCGACCTCGAGGTCGGCATTGCGCGTCACGCGGAAGATGTGGTGTTCGCTGACCTCCATGCCGGGGAAGAGCTTGTCCAGGTGGGCGGCTATGATCTCTTCGAGTGGCACGAACGTGATGCGCTGCTGATCGCGTTCCTCCTCCACGCGGATCAGTCTGACCACGTTGTCCGGCACCTTGACCCGTGCGAACCGTTTGATCCCGGCGTCCGGGTCGGTGACCATCACCGCGAGATTCAGCGACAGCCCGGAGATGTAGGGGAACGGGTGCGCGGGGTCGACCGCGAGCGGGGTCAGCACGGGAAAGACGTGGTCCTGGAAATAGCGGGTGAGCTTGGCCTTGTCCGCGTCGTCGAGCTGCGCCCAGCGCAGAATCCGGATGCCGTTGGACTCGAGCTCGGGAAGGAGCTCGTCCAACAGCACACGGTCGAGCTTTTCCACCAGATCCTGGTTCCGTGCCGCGATGCGCGCGAGCTGTTCGTGTGGCGTGAGCCCGTCGGTGCTGCGCACGGAGAGGCCGGTTTCCTCACGTCTTTTGAGGCCCGCCACGCGCACCATGTAGAACTCGTCCAGGTTCGAGGCGAAGATGGCCAGGAACCTGACCCGGTCCAAGGGGGGCTGGGACTGGTCCTCGGCCACGGCCAGGACGCGCGCGTTGAAATCCAGCCAGGACAGCTCGCGGTTGAGGTAGCGGTTCTCCGGCAGGTCGGTGCTCGCGGCGGCTCTGGTCACGGCGGGCGGAGCGGCGGGAACGCGTGCT
This genomic stretch from Actinopolyspora halophila DSM 43834 harbors:
- a CDS encoding RNA degradosome polyphosphate kinase encodes the protein MSTDGDDRLFGTAPRQGNEDGPNRPPQQGPSGESAEGPRHSSTVSEARTESAEQRTRSDGELEGARVPAAPPAVTRAAASTDLPENRYLNRELSWLDFNARVLAVAEDQSQPPLDRVRFLAIFASNLDEFYMVRVAGLKRREETGLSVRSTDGLTPHEQLARIAARNQDLVEKLDRVLLDELLPELESNGIRILRWAQLDDADKAKLTRYFQDHVFPVLTPLAVDPAHPFPYISGLSLNLAVMVTDPDAGIKRFARVKVPDNVVRLIRVEEERDQQRITFVPLEEIIAAHLDKLFPGMEVSEHHIFRVTRNADLEVEEDRDEDLLQAMERELSRRRFGPPVRLEIADTMSRTMLELLLRELDVDPHDVVEVRGLLDASCLFQLEKLQRPDLKGGPFVPATHPAFAEGNTSKSIFATLREGDVLVHHPYHAFSTSVQKFIEQAALDPQVLAIKQTLYRTSGDSPIVNSLIDAAEAGKQVVALVELKARFDEQANIQWARALERSGVHVVYGLVGLKTHCKTALVVRQEGSTLRRYCHLGTGNYNPKTARMYEDLGLLTADDDVGADLTDLFNVLTGYARHDTYRRILVSPQGIRTGIVERIEAEIALARAGEPAGIRMKVNSLVDEQIIDALYRASLAGVRVRIVVRGICALQAGVPGLSENIEVRSILGRFLEHSRVFHFRGTGEHWIGSADMMHRNLDRRIEAQVQVTDPRLTAELDALLDSALHPQTRCWVLNEKGDWEASPRQDQHVKDHQMEMLRQHGAKV